A stretch of the Pirellulales bacterium genome encodes the following:
- a CDS encoding MGMT family protein has translation MAVQRLYVFPTEVGWMALVVEGPLVRRLVIGHGSRAAALAALDFCCGAVEPDMDHPLIARLQDYSAGAVDDFLDVPVAYGEKSPFAAKVVRHCRRIPAGKTISYGELARRAGSTGAARAVGTVMSKNEIPIIIPCHRVLAAGGRIGGYSAPGGLGTKRRLLELEARASALHG, from the coding sequence ATGGCAGTTCAACGCCTCTACGTGTTTCCGACCGAGGTTGGCTGGATGGCGCTGGTCGTCGAGGGGCCGCTGGTAAGACGTCTAGTGATTGGTCACGGTTCGCGGGCAGCGGCATTGGCGGCGCTCGATTTTTGTTGCGGCGCCGTGGAGCCAGACATGGATCACCCCTTGATCGCGCGGCTGCAAGACTATTCGGCAGGCGCGGTCGATGATTTTCTCGATGTGCCGGTCGCCTATGGCGAGAAGTCTCCCTTTGCCGCCAAAGTGGTGCGGCACTGCCGGCGCATCCCCGCGGGCAAAACGATCAGTTACGGTGAATTGGCGCGGCGCGCCGGTTCGACCGGAGCGGCGCGAGCGGTTGGCACGGTGATGTCGAAGAACGAGATTCCGATCATCATTCCCTGTCATCGAGTGCTGGCCGCCGGGGGGCGCATCGGCGGCTATTCGGCGCCGGGCGGGCTGGGCACGAAGCGGCGGTTGCTGGAGCTCGAAGCCCGCGCGTCCGCGCTACACGGTTAA
- a CDS encoding rhodanese-like domain-containing protein, which yields MSRLLTLSLFCLLPLALLGADAKDADTESLETIQERIENEGAVLLDVRNQGEWDQGHVEGALWIALPEFRKLNKEKLTKMLPEKKIVYCYCAAGKRAGIAADQLKKMGFDARKIKAGYQDLIKAGFVESKEPAATP from the coding sequence ATGAGCCGATTGTTGACCCTTAGTTTGTTCTGCCTGCTGCCGCTAGCGCTCTTGGGCGCCGATGCCAAGGACGCGGACACCGAGAGCCTTGAAACGATCCAGGAACGGATCGAGAACGAAGGAGCAGTGCTGCTCGACGTGCGAAACCAAGGGGAGTGGGACCAGGGGCACGTCGAAGGAGCCCTTTGGATCGCGCTGCCCGAGTTTCGCAAACTGAACAAAGAGAAATTGACCAAGATGCTGCCCGAGAAGAAGATCGTTTACTGTTATTGCGCGGCGGGCAAGCGGGCCGGCATCGCGGCGGACCAATTGAAAAAAATGGGATTCGACGCCCGGAAGATCAAGGCGGGTTATCAAGACCTGATCAAGGCGGGCTTTGTCGAAAGCAAGGAGCCGGCGGCCACTCCGTAG